In Amycolatopsis coloradensis, one genomic interval encodes:
- a CDS encoding heavy metal-responsive transcriptional regulator, producing the protein MRTEATKALTALTMSEVTSRAGVRPDTVRYYERIGLLPTPARTTGAHRRYDEGVIERLRFIRGTQRLGLTLTEIGDLLSVRDTGVCPCEPAETMLERHLAEIEAEMARLGELRAELTSMLSGMSGENCADPVPGAWCPPGCDPEGGGG; encoded by the coding sequence ATGCGAACCGAAGCGACGAAGGCGCTGACGGCGTTGACCATGTCCGAGGTGACCTCCCGCGCCGGCGTGCGGCCGGACACTGTGCGTTACTACGAGCGCATCGGCCTTCTGCCCACACCCGCGCGGACGACCGGTGCCCACCGGCGCTACGACGAGGGCGTCATCGAGAGGTTGCGGTTCATCCGCGGCACCCAGCGGCTCGGGCTGACGCTGACGGAGATCGGTGACCTGCTGAGCGTGCGTGACACCGGCGTATGCCCGTGCGAACCCGCCGAAACCATGCTGGAACGCCATCTCGCCGAGATCGAGGCGGAGATGGCGCGGCTCGGCGAGCTGCGCGCCGAACTCACTTCCATGCTGTCCGGGATGTCCGGCGAGAACTGCGCCGATCCGGTTCCCGGCGCCTGGTGCCCGCCCGGCTGCGACCCCGAGGGAGGAGGTGGATGA
- a CDS encoding TIGR03084 family metal-binding protein, with product MTDFRNVIRDLTTEGEQVDALVAGLDDAGWELPTPATGWSVKHQIAHLAFIFKIAGLSAAEPRAFAELAKSSMARGFDAAVNAALDDYLGDPNEVLLSRWRAERDAGIKALAAVPADQVVPWLVNPLPPAILACAGMMELFAHGQDVADALGVRPERTDRLAYLVGFAVRVRDFGYEARGLTPPEQDFRFEITSPSGQLWTFGPEDSPERITGSAEDFCLLVTRRRHRDDLDVRAEGALADQWLDIAQAYRGPAGEGRSPGQFGR from the coding sequence GTGACTGACTTCCGGAACGTGATCAGGGACCTCACCACGGAAGGTGAACAGGTCGACGCCCTGGTGGCCGGCCTCGACGACGCGGGATGGGAACTGCCGACGCCCGCGACGGGCTGGTCGGTCAAACACCAGATCGCGCATCTCGCGTTCATCTTCAAGATCGCCGGGTTGTCCGCGGCCGAGCCCCGGGCCTTCGCCGAACTCGCGAAATCGTCGATGGCGCGCGGGTTCGACGCCGCCGTCAACGCGGCCCTCGACGACTACCTCGGTGACCCCAACGAGGTCCTGCTGAGCCGCTGGCGCGCCGAACGCGACGCCGGTATCAAGGCGCTCGCCGCGGTCCCGGCGGACCAGGTCGTCCCGTGGCTGGTCAACCCGCTGCCGCCGGCCATCCTCGCCTGCGCCGGGATGATGGAGCTGTTCGCGCACGGCCAGGACGTCGCGGACGCGCTGGGTGTGCGGCCGGAGCGGACGGACCGGCTCGCGTACCTCGTCGGCTTCGCGGTCCGGGTGCGGGACTTCGGCTACGAGGCGCGCGGCCTGACCCCGCCCGAGCAGGACTTCCGGTTCGAGATCACCTCGCCGTCCGGGCAGTTGTGGACGTTCGGCCCCGAGGACTCGCCGGAGCGGATCACCGGGAGCGCGGAGGACTTCTGCCTCCTGGTCACGCGGCGCCGTCACCGCGACGATCTCGACGTCCGTGCCGAGGGCGCGCTGGCCGACCAGTGGCTGGACATCGCGCAGGCGTACCGCGGTCCGGCGGGCGAGGGGCGCTCGCCGGGACAGTTCGGCCGTTGA
- a CDS encoding cytochrome P450, which produces MTTIAENWGVHEGQFWLRGEFPAEPVRFDTETGMWNVYGHAEALKTLSDPKVFSSDTTRLIPEELSPDKDLFVEGNLLVMDPPDHKKLRTLVSHAFTPKVVADLEPRIAALTNELLDTVDGADSMELVTQLAYPLPVIVIAELLGIPASDRDLFKEWVDTLLRNSQQRSLIKQTEEDKKAAEETAAQVKNLVNYLAEHVDDRRRNPREDLLTKLVEAEVDGAKLTQNEVVNFANVLLLAGHITTTMLLGNTVLCLDSHPEEYRRVREDRALLPAAIEESLRFLSPFALVARATTTEVELGGQTIPPDSMLGIWVAAANRDPRTFTDPGTFDPARAHNPHLAFGRGIHFCIGAPLARLEGKTALNILLDRFPDLRTDPAAPPSFIPSPNMTGVNKLQLLLKP; this is translated from the coding sequence ATGACCACGATCGCCGAAAACTGGGGTGTCCACGAAGGCCAGTTCTGGCTTCGAGGGGAATTCCCGGCCGAGCCGGTCCGTTTCGACACCGAGACAGGCATGTGGAACGTCTACGGCCACGCCGAGGCGCTGAAGACCCTGAGTGACCCCAAGGTGTTCTCCTCCGACACCACCCGGCTGATCCCCGAGGAGCTCTCACCGGACAAGGACCTGTTCGTCGAGGGCAATCTGCTCGTGATGGACCCGCCGGACCACAAGAAGCTGCGCACGCTGGTGAGCCACGCCTTCACGCCCAAGGTCGTCGCGGATCTCGAACCGCGGATCGCCGCGCTGACGAACGAACTCCTCGACACCGTCGACGGCGCGGACTCGATGGAACTGGTGACCCAACTGGCCTACCCGCTGCCGGTGATCGTCATCGCCGAACTGCTCGGCATCCCGGCGAGCGATCGCGACCTGTTCAAGGAATGGGTCGACACGTTGCTGCGGAACAGCCAGCAGCGGTCACTGATCAAGCAGACCGAGGAGGACAAGAAGGCCGCAGAGGAAACGGCCGCACAGGTGAAGAACCTGGTGAACTACCTTGCCGAGCATGTCGACGACCGGCGGCGGAACCCGCGCGAGGACCTGCTGACCAAACTCGTCGAAGCCGAGGTCGACGGCGCGAAACTCACGCAGAACGAAGTCGTCAACTTCGCGAACGTGCTGCTGCTCGCCGGGCACATCACCACCACGATGCTGCTCGGGAACACGGTGCTGTGCCTGGATTCCCATCCGGAGGAGTACCGGCGTGTCCGCGAGGACCGGGCACTGCTGCCCGCCGCCATCGAGGAATCGTTGCGTTTCCTCAGCCCGTTCGCCCTCGTCGCCCGCGCTACGACGACCGAGGTCGAACTGGGCGGCCAGACGATCCCGCCGGACAGCATGCTCGGCATCTGGGTCGCGGCGGCGAACCGGGATCCGCGTACGTTCACGGATCCCGGCACCTTCGATCCGGCGAGGGCGCACAACCCGCACCTGGCCTTCGGCCGCGGGATCCATTTCTGCATCGGCGCCCCGCTCGCCAGGCTGGAAGGGAAGACGGCGCTCAACATCCTGCTGGACCGCTTCCCTGATCTGCGCACCGATCCGGCCGCTCCGCCGTCGTTCATCCCGAGCCCGAACATGACCGGGGTGAACAAGCTCCAGCTGTTGCTGAAGCCCTAG
- a CDS encoding histidine phosphatase family protein produces MTRVWLIRHGESESNAGLPGGEPGASALTELGRRQALEIADSLSEPPRLIVTSPFLRAQQTAQPTIERFPGAEREEWPVQEFTFLGELHGQVTTTVTRKPYTEAYWSRADPHHAVNGAESFAALFTRTQDFLARLGDREPGPIAVFTHGLFIRAVMWSLLTGITTPDSEAMRGFRTFADTYLVPNGNITELRYTPGKRVPRVVVPLASRYADR; encoded by the coding sequence GTGACACGAGTGTGGCTGATCAGGCATGGGGAAAGCGAGTCCAACGCGGGCCTTCCCGGCGGGGAGCCGGGGGCTTCGGCGCTGACCGAACTCGGCAGACGGCAAGCCCTCGAAATCGCCGACTCGCTGTCCGAACCGCCTCGGTTGATCGTGACGTCGCCGTTCCTGCGGGCACAGCAGACCGCCCAGCCGACGATCGAGCGGTTCCCCGGTGCGGAGCGTGAGGAGTGGCCTGTCCAGGAGTTCACCTTCCTCGGCGAACTCCATGGACAGGTCACCACCACCGTCACCCGTAAGCCGTACACGGAGGCCTACTGGTCCCGTGCCGATCCGCACCACGCGGTGAACGGCGCGGAATCCTTCGCGGCGCTCTTCACCCGGACCCAGGATTTCCTGGCGCGGCTGGGAGACCGCGAACCCGGGCCGATCGCGGTCTTCACGCACGGGCTCTTCATCCGCGCGGTCATGTGGTCGTTGCTGACCGGGATCACCACGCCGGACAGCGAGGCCATGCGCGGATTCCGCACGTTCGCCGACACCTACCTCGTGCCGAACGGCAACATCACCGAACTGCGGTACACACCCGGGAAGCGGGTTCCGCGAGTGGTGGTCCCGCTCGCCTCCCGGTACGCGGACCGCTAG
- a CDS encoding TetR/AcrR family transcriptional regulator, with translation MAERSDRTAGRADRILDAAGVLLTRLGYRKVTIEDIASQAGIGKGTIYLHWPTKETLFHALLLRESLRAAENLLARLDEDPAEVVPHRFHRAVFLHTQQNPLLGALITGNTELLGRLKKHPLQDQDAVVTERYLKTMTDRGLLRDDIPNLLFSLRASALGFYLMDSFTADGADLDSEEKADALAHIIRTAFEPPEPPSPANVAATAAEVIQAFQDLISSYRAWIYRKDGPEEPA, from the coding sequence GTGGCAGAACGTTCGGACCGCACCGCCGGCCGCGCCGATCGCATCCTCGACGCGGCCGGCGTCCTGCTGACGCGGCTGGGCTATCGCAAGGTGACCATCGAGGACATCGCGAGTCAGGCGGGCATCGGGAAGGGCACGATCTACCTGCACTGGCCCACCAAGGAAACCCTCTTCCACGCCTTGCTCCTGCGTGAATCCCTCCGGGCCGCCGAGAATCTCCTTGCCCGGCTGGACGAAGATCCGGCGGAAGTCGTCCCGCACCGGTTCCATCGGGCGGTTTTCCTCCATACCCAACAGAACCCGTTGCTCGGCGCGCTCATCACCGGCAACACCGAACTGCTGGGCAGGTTGAAGAAACATCCCTTGCAGGACCAGGACGCGGTCGTGACCGAGCGGTACCTGAAGACGATGACGGACCGGGGCCTGCTGCGCGACGACATCCCGAACCTGCTGTTTTCCCTGCGCGCCTCGGCGCTCGGGTTCTACCTGATGGACAGCTTCACCGCCGACGGCGCCGACCTCGACTCCGAGGAGAAGGCCGACGCTCTCGCGCACATCATCCGGACGGCGTTCGAGCCGCCGGAGCCGCCGTCCCCGGCGAACGTGGCCGCCACCGCGGCCGAAGTGATCCAGGCGTTCCAGGATCTGATCTCGTCCTATCGCGCCTGGATCTACCGGAAGGACGGCCCCGAGGAGCCCGCTTGA